A region of Mobula birostris isolate sMobBir1 chromosome X, sMobBir1.hap1, whole genome shotgun sequence DNA encodes the following proteins:
- the LOC140191336 gene encoding keratin, type I cytoskeletal 19-like translates to MQTSFRSSSSGGQSWGSRSMSGVSSSMRGGSMYGFGQSRASSYGLGSALGAGMVYGSGGGFGSGLSIGFGGRFSSASGGGYSISSAALLNEKQTMQGLNDRLATYLDQVRSLEKSNAELELQIREYYQQAGPTTRDYSECWATIKGLRDQINDLILANSGIMLQVDNSKLAAEDFKAKFETELSIRMSVENDINGLRTMLDNLTLMKSQLETEIENLKEELIYIRKNHEDELRSLKSQMSGNVSVDVTAEDSVDLLKVLGDIRAKYEAMVNQNKAEADDWYKQQFAAVQQEISIKSGAIDGEKSRLTELRHSCQGLETELSTMQSIIASLEGNLNEVDMRFSGERANLQMTINGLEGDLGDLRAKILSMSQEYQRLLNIKSRLEAEIETYRRLLGGYGGQSSGQVSSKSTILKTMVNEERKPIVSTQTKTFTVVEEVVNGKVVSSRREVIN, encoded by the exons ATGCAGACCAGCTTCAGAAGCAGCAGCAGCGGCGGTCAGAGCTGGGGGTCCCGCAGCATGTCCGGGGTCTCCTCAAGCATGCGGGGAGGCAGTATGTACGGCTTCGGCCAGAGCCGAGCCTCCAGCTACGGCCTGGGCTCAGCCCTGGGCGCCGGCATGGTGTACGGATCCGGCGGCGGGTTCGGCAGCGGGTTAAGCATTGGGTTCGGCGGCAGGTTCAGCAGCGCGTCCGGCGGCGGGTACAGCATCTCCTCCGCCGCCTTGCTGAACGAGAAGCAGACCATGCAGGGCCTGAACGACCGGCTGGCGACGTACCTGGACCAGGTGCGCTCCCTGGAGAAGTCCAACGCCGAACTGGAGCTTCAGATCCGGGAGTACTACCAACAGGCGGGTCCCACCACCCGCGACTACAGCGAGTGCTGGGCCACCATCAAGGGCCTTCGCGACCAG ATCAACGACTTGATCCTGGCCAACTCCGGAATCATGCTCCAGGTGGACAACTCCAAACTGGCGGCGGAAGACTTCAAAGCCAA GTTTGAAACTGAGTTGTCCATCAGGATGTCCGTTGAGAACGATATCAATGGTCTGCGCACGATGTTGGATAACCTCACCCTCATGAAGAGCCAGCTGGAGACCGAGATTGAGAACCTGAAGGAGGAGCTCATTTACATCAGGAAAAACCACGAAGAT GagctcaggagcctgaagtcccagATGTCTGGTAATGTTTCTGTCGATGTCACAGCTGAAGACTCCGTGGACTTGCTCAAGGTTCTTGGAGACATTCGGGCGAAGTATGAAGCCATGGTCAACCAGAACAAGGCAGAGGCTGACGATTGGTACAAGCAGCAG TTTGCGGCTGTGCAACAGGAGATCAGCATCAAATCGGGTGCCATCGATGGGGAGAAATCCAGACTAACTGAACTGAGGCACAGCTGTCAGGGGCTGGAGACCGAGCTGAGCACGATGCAAAGCATT ATCGCCTCGCTGGAGGGGAACCTGAACGAGGTTGACATGCGCTTCTCCGGCGAGAGGGCCAATCTGCAGATGACCATCAACGGTCTGGAAGGGGACTTGGGCGATCTCCGCGCCAAGATCCTGTCCATGAGCCAGGAGTACCAGCGGCTCCTGAACATAAAGAGCAGACTGGAGGCGGAAATTGAGACCTATCGCAGGCTGCTGGGCGGCTACGG GGGTCAGTCTTCTGGCCAAGTGTCAAGCAAGTCAACGATACTGAAGACGATGGTCAACGAGGAAAGAA AGCCCATTGTTTCAACCCAGACCAAGACATTCACCGTGGTGGAGGAGGTTGTGAATGGGAAAGTGGTGTCTTCTCGTAGGGAGGTGATAAATTGA